One Pigmentibacter ruber genomic window, CATCAAAGGCGTAACGTTTGAATGTTCTCCTGCAACTCCATCTCCATGACCCATACCTAAGTTTCCATCATACAAATTTTCTCCATGATCACCAAAAATTAAAACAATAGAATGTCTAAGCCATCCCTTTTCTTCTAATTGCATAAATATTGTTTTTAAAGTGTGATCGATAGCGTTTAAACTTCCATCATACAATGAAATAATTTGCTTTTTTTGCTGCTCGTTTATAATGTTTAAATTGTTCGTTTCTTTATTAATACTCTGATCTGGTGTTTTTCTAAATAATAATTTTCCTGACGAATCTTTTTCTTGAAATTTAGAATACCATGGTCCTGGTGCTGCATAAGGAAAATGTGCTGTAGAAAAAAAAGTAGTAAGAAATATAGGTCTAGAAGTTGAAGAAAAAATACTCAAACTTTTTGCCATCGCATTGCCAATAAGTCTTGGATCGGCAATTTCAGGTGTTTCTAATAAAGCTGGTAACAATCGATGTAAATTTGGTAAAGAAAGAGTAGCTTGAATTGGGCTAAAAGCAGAAATAATACCATTTTCTACTAAAGATTCTAAATTAGAGGTAGGAGCATTAGTTTCTAATGAACCAAAAGGGTAACGTGGAAAAATATCTCCAGCAAAATCAGAAACAAAAATTGTTGAATAGCCACTATTTTTTGCAACCTCAAAAATAGTTTCCTTTTTGTTTATTTTTACATTTCTTGGAGGAAACATTGAGCGTACACCAGTTTTAGAAGAGTAAGTTCCAGTAGCAATTTCAACCCAACTTGGAAAAGTCCGTGGAATTCCAACAAGCATAGGTTTAAAAAGTGCAGCCTCATTAATTTTGCTTTTTAAAAATGGCATTACCGATGCAAATTCAGGTTCATTTAATCTGTCAAAACGTAAACTATCAATGGCAAAAATAAAGACGTTAGGTCTGACTTGCTTTGTTTCATTTTTTGGAAGATTAATACTAAAAGAAGAGGTTAAATTATACAAAAAAATACTTCCAAAGATAAAAAATAATATAAATGACATCCCTTGAATGGAGAAAATTTTTGATTCAATATCTAACTCATTAATATGAATACTTGACCTTGCTTTTTTTACTTTTCTACTTTGTACAATTAAATATTTCATGTGGATAACAAGATTAAAGAAAAATGACACACATACAACATAAAAAGGTAACCATTCAACTAAAATTCTTCTTCTAGCATCATCTTTTAATGATGAAATAAATTGAAAAAAGCTTCTAACAAAATCAAAATTTTGCGTTACAAGCCAATTCTCAGTAACGCCAGGATATAATGCTCCTAAACGAATAATTACTGAAAGAAAGAAAATAAACCCAATAATTATTTTGAAAGTTTTACTAAATGATGAGGTAACGAATTGAAGACCAATACATAATAGGAAAGAAATTAGAAATATTTTCCCAAGAGATATAAAGACCAGTTCGGGTTGGCTCTTAAAAATCATAAGAAATATGGATGAAGTATCTTCACCTAAGTAAACAAAACCTGATGAAAATATTAATGCAACAATAAAAAATGGAATATAAAACATCAAACTTTCTAAAAAGTAACGAAGCCAAAAAGTTCTCCAAATTTTTACCGTCAACATCTTAACACCTTTTTCTTTTAAAATTGCCTAGCGTGATAAACTCCCAAAAGTATCCTTTAAATGGTACTTGCTAAATTAGGGTACACATTTGGAGAAATGCATGAAGTTACCTAAAATTTACGAGCATTTCAGGCAAGGTCAAATCTTTACAATTGAAGAAGCTCGCGAGAAGTTAAAAACTACTGGCAACACCCTGCGCAAGCGTCTTAGTGAATTAGCCGCTAGAGGGTATATTTTTTCAATTCGTCAAGGATTATATAGAGTCAGCAAGATTGGTGAAAGGCCTAGTATCGAAAAAAGCTCTCCATTTGCTGTTGCTGGTAAAATAACCCCTTATTCTTATGTAGGTTTTCATTCTGCCTTGCAACTTCATGCAAAAGAAATTCCAAAAGAAAATGATACAGTATTCATAGTAAGTCCAACAAAGTTTAATTCTTTTCGCTTTGAGGGAATTCATTATTTTTGGTGTCAGAGCCCTGAGCCCCATGGTTTGGAAACTTTTTTACTAAGAGAATGTGATGTAGAATATGCAGTTCTGGTAACAAATTTTGAAAAATCATTAGTTGATTGCTTAAAAAGGCCTGCGCATTGCCCTCCATTTTCTGAACTCTTAAGATTGTGTAGAAAAATTGATGAGTTACCGGATTTTGAAAAGATTTTAAAATACGCCACAGACTGCAATGTTCAGGCTTTGTTTAATAGATTAGGGTTTTTATTTGAGAAGAATTTTAGTCATTGGAGCATTCAGGAGCCTTTTTTTAATTATATTAAAGATAGAATGAGTCGCAAACAAACGGAATGGCCAATATTATATGATAGTACTGATACTTTGGGGCATAAACAAAAAAATGTGATTGCTAGTGATTCTGCTTTTCATGAAAGTAAGAATAAATGGAAGGTTCAATTTACCCAGCAAAATTAAGCTGTTAATAATTTTATTACCTGTTCTGACATTTTTCTAACGGAAACAACTTGACTCTATTTATCACTTTCAGTACATAAAGTTTTACTCTCAGGTGCGGGAGTAGCTCAGTTGGCTAGAGCATCGCCTTGCCATGGCGAGGGTCGAGGGTTCGAGTCCCTTTTCCCGCTCCAAAAAAAAACAGATCTAGTAGTTATCTAGGTCTGTTTTTTTTTGCTGAATTTTTATTTCTAAAAATAACTCCAAATTACTGATTATTTTATATTTTGGTTTAGTTAAGTTCTTTAAAAGTTACTTTTGGACATTCTTTACTTCTTTTTCCTTCTGCTGAATCAAAGTAAATATATTTTTCTTTATTACTAGTTTCTAATATTTTTGTATTTAACTCAGTATGAAAACTATTGATTTCAGGATCAATAAATTTATTTTTAGCATCTGAATTGAAATTAATAGGATGCGTAGTTGGTTCATATATTTCAAGGTTACACTTTGGATTTGATGTTATTTGAAGATGACTAACTTTATAATCATTAGCTGATATATTAGATTGTTTTAATACTTCATGCATTACTCTTCCGTCCGTATTTGGTAATTTTAGATTAAGTATTTTTGCTATGGTTGGAGCAACATCCACATTACCTGTTGGCAAATAATTTTTCATGTGTGAATTAAAATTAGGGCCTATAGCTAATAAAATATTGTTAACATCTGTCCGACCGAAGGAGCCATGATCGCCTCTTTGTCCGTATCCATCAGTCGAATCAAATTCAGTTCCCGGTAATCCATTAACTACAACATTTGGATTATGTGTAAGGCTAATCACCATATCTGGATTTTTTCCATATTGATTTTCCAATTTAATAAATGATAATGGTAAAGTACCAGCCAACTCTTTATCAATTCCGGTATATCTTTTGTCGTCGATAAATATTGCTGAATATTCTTGACGTCTTTGGAAAAAATTAGCTAAAGCCTCGACTACTTGTTGATTATGATTTGGAATATAGACATAATCAGTTCCTCCATTTGCTGCAATAACTACCTTTTCAATACCATCTGAATTTGAAAGATTTCTAGGGACAAAATATGCTGGTGAAGTATAAGCTGAATTTTTATTATTTTTATCTACACAACTACCATCTGCATTATTGTAACCTTCTGATGATGTATTAATAGAGCCATCTTCATTAAGTACTCCTGCCATTGGTGAATTAAATGAACAACCAGCACCGTCAAAAGCTGCAATTTTATTTCCTTGTGAAGTTTTTAAATTTGCCTTTGTAATTAAATCAGCAGTTCTTACAATTCCTGAAGTAGAATATCCAGTTGTTAATAATAATTTTTTATTTTTTTCAAGATCAAATTTTTTTTGACTATTAGTTTTAGATAAAATTTTTCCATTTTTAATTTCATGTAAAGGATAAACTAGTTGAGGATATCCTTCAGAATCTTCTCTTTTTGTGGCTAAAATATTGCTATGGGCATGATCAGAAACAATTATTATATTTGTTTTATCTAATAAGTTTAATTCTTTTAATTTAGAAAAAATTTTACCTAAAACAATATCATTAGATTTTAATGCATCATAGTAAGGTTCGCTACCTGGACCATATTCATGTTGAGTTGAGTCAGGATTTCTAAGCCATACGACACTTAAATTAGGAAGTTTATTTGGGAGTATATAATTTAAGAAAATATCTGCCATATACTCATTTTTTTTGTTAAAGGGAGAAGTTTTTGCTTGGCTAGGATCGGTAACATCTTCACTATTTTCAAGTAATATTAATGGCTCACTTGCTGTAGGATCTCCATTATTAGCTGCTAATTTAAATTCTTTTCCCGGATAAGCAATACTTGTTAATTTAGGGAGTTTAAAATTATTGTTCTGAAGTTCTTGCGCAAGACTAAGTGGCCAAACATGTTTTTCATCTAAGATATAGCCTTTTGCTTTGTAATCTTGAAAAAAAGCAGGTCCAGATTTTCCAACAACTGCAGTTACAAGACCAGATGAATGCGCTGATTCTAATAGAGTTGAAACTTGAACAAGAGGTTCATTTAGTTTTTCAAAACCTGTATAAGGTTGATCTAGTGCTTGAAGAATTTTGTAATCTTCAGTAAAAATTGGCGATAAAAAAGTACTTGTGATATTCGTCCCATTAGCATTTGAAGCGTCACCATAAATTTTTTGCGCACGCCATGGCTCATAAATATAATTACCAAAAAAACCGCTTTTTCCAGCATAACTACCCGTAGCAAATGCTTGTGCATTATTCATAGTAAAAGTTGGATATGCAGAATGATTATCTTTAAATTCAACACCATTATTAGCTATATATCTTAAATTTTTTATTAGATTGTGTGCTTTTGGATCGCTTAATACATCTGGTCTTAAACCATCCCACACAAACAAAATTACATTATTTCTTTGATTTTCTTTATTACTAGTTTTTTCATTATTTTTTTGGATAGTTTGACAAGAAATAACAATGTTTGAAATTATAAATATTTTAGAAATATTACTAAAAAATTTTACTATCAAGATAGCCTCCTTTTTTAAGGAAACATACCACTTGATCAATTCTTTTTCAAATTAACAAATAATTTTTTTAATATCATTCTTGTGTTATAAAATATAAAAAAGTAAAGGTAATTATTGATTATTCTTTTTTAACATAATTTTTTCACGGTTGATTGAATTTTTCTTTAATAAATTATTTAGTAAGTATTTATATTTATTTTTTTTATTAATTTCTACAAGTCTATTTATTTCGGGGGTGAGTTGAATTTTTTTATCGTTAGGATGAAAGTTATGATTTGATTCATTCATAGCTTCTCCTTAAACAACAAATAATTTTAATGATTGGCTGGGGAATTAGGAGTCGAACCTAAACATACGGAATCAGAATCCGGTGTCCTGCCATTAGACGATTCCCCAAGTGGCAAAAGTAAGTTATCTCTTTCAATTAAAAAAAACAAGAAAGAATATGGAAGCAATCAATTACAATTTTTTAAGCAAATGTTTTAATCTTAATTTAGCTTCGTTGAGATGACTTTGGTATTTGTCAGAATTTAATAACCCATGTATAAAATTTCCATTTTTACTGATCCATTTACCACCTATCATCATATTATAAATAGCACCTGTAGTGTCTCCCATTGCAAGGATTTTAGGGAAATTATCACACGGCCATAAAGCTGGATGATCTACATCCCAAACAATAAGGTTTGCTAATGCCCCTGTCTGAATAATTCCTGTTTTAAAAAAATTATGGAAAGTCCCAGGGCCTTCAAATACTTTATGCAGTAAAAAACTTGGATCAGAAAATTTATGATATGTTTTATTTATTTTTAATGTATCTTTTAAAAATTGTTTTTTTGTTTTATCGGAAAATTTTGAGATAAGCTTAGAATTCAAACTAAATGTTGGTTGAAATTTAGGGAAACCAGCGACTAATTTTAATTCTTTTTGCAGATTCATTGAATCATTGCTGGCAACACAATCTGTGGCAATAAACCATTTTATTTTATGTTTATCCCATTCAATAATATTTGCTGGCGATTGAAAAATTAATTGAGAAAAGGGACAAAAAACTAAAGAATTATTTTTTGCCTGCAAAATTTTTAAATCGGAATTATTTAAATAAATACAATGAACAAATAAATTAGAAGCAGTATTTTTTGTAATACCAAGGGAATCTAAATATTGAATAGGAGTTTTTTTATATTTTTTATATATTCTCGATACTTCTTCAAGTGATTGAGAGACATGGGTATGAATTGGTATTTTGTATTCTTCAGATAAATTTAATATTTTTAACCACATATCTTTACTAACAGTATCTGTAGCGTGAGGTCCAAAGGCAGAATAAATACCTGCTTTTTCAAAAGTTGAATTTGAGAAAATTTCAATAGTTTCGTTAATCATTTCTTGATGAAATTTCATTCCAGGACCGCTAAGGTCTTGTATTGTTGGTGCAATTACAGCTGAAATGCCAACATCAGAACAAGCATTCGCAATTTCATTTCCATAGTAATAATGATCCCAAATTAATCCATTGCCATTTAATATATTTTCATATGCACCAATTCTTGCAAATGCGCGTACATCATCTGGTGTCAATGCAGATTCTGCTTTATAGAAAAATTCTTCAATTATATTATTACTTTTAGAATTTTGTTGGAAAAATGTGCGAAAGAAATTCATTGCTACATGTGTATGGCAATTTATAAAAGCTGGGGTTACTATCCGATCGCCAAAATCATGAGTATTTCTATTTTTTAGTTCAGTTTCCTTTTGTATTGAAGCTTGATACGATTCTAAAGAGAGTTTTGTGACATTTATGATTTGATTTCCTGATATTTCAATTGAAGCAGGAAAAATTTTGTATAAAGCCCCTTCTTTGAGGAGTACTTTTTTGGAAAAAACAATATCATTACAATTCACAGAGTTCTCCGAAAATAATGCTTTCATAAAAGAAAATCATCGTTAGAGATATTATGAAGAAATTTATATGTTATGCAATATTTATCTTTCATTTTCTTTTTCAGCTGCAATTGCATGCAAAAGAATCAGGATATTTGTGGACTCCTATTGCATGGACACTGACACTAAACCCAAATATTCCTGATGATTTTAATTTAGAAATAAAATCAATTAGTTTAAATTTCTACGATAAAAGCAATGACAGAGTAATATTAAAAGAAATGTCTTTTGTAGGTAAAAGAAATGCTATTGTGATCTTAAATAAGAAAAAAAGAAGTCAAATATTTTTTGCTAAAAAATTCAATGAATTTGAAGAAGGAAAATATGAATTTAAGGGACTAATACTTAAGTATAGAATAAATAAAGGTGAGATTTCTCAGTTTGAGGTTCTTGCAACAAATCTTTATAAGAAAGATAAAGATAAATACTTGCAGGTTCAAATTCAAAATAATCATATCTCTCCAATGCCAGAAGTTTCTTTTGAAACAAAATTTGACATTAAAAATAATCAATTAGCTGATTTTACAAACTATTATGACATTATTGAAGATGACTATATTGAAATTAATGAAATATATAATGAAATAAAATCATTAAAAAATAAATTATTTTCAAATAAAGTAAAATTTATGTATGCAAATAAAATATTTCCTCCTCTTCAATTAAATGGCTCAAAAATTAGGCATCCTAATTCTAATAACCTCGGTATGTTGGTTGATGTTAGTTGCGATATAAAGGGAATTTTAAAAACGGTTTGGGTAAATAAAACAGATTTACTGCAATATGTGTTTTATAGAAAAGTAAATTATGATAAAAGTCCTTGTAATATACATAATACTTTTATTCAGAAATTTTATTTACCAAATGGAGTTTGGAATATGCAGTCGATGACGATTGCTTCAAAAGATCTTTCTGAAAAAAAATTTCAAACATATCCTCTGATTATTAAAGCAAAGGAGTTAAAAAAGTATTTTAAAATGAATGATGATTATTTTAAAATTCAAAATATAAAAGAACGCACACTTTTAAAAATAATTGAACTTAATCTTACTGGTAATAAAGATAAAAATGGGATATATTTTTTGGGTAGTTCAGAAATAAAAAAAGAAGATACGGAAAATAATGATGGCGGAATAGTTTTTTATTTTAAAAGAAATTATGAAATTGTAAGTTTAAAAAAAATGTTCGAAGTTAAAAAAATATTTAATGCATACTCTGGTGAATTGATGAAAAAAGACAGAATAATTGGCGATATTCAATTAAAAATAATTTTGACAGGAACTAAAAAGACAAATAAAAGACTAGAAAGTCAGCTAGCTGAATTAAGAGATTTTGTCTCAACAGAAGTTACTGTTTGTGTTTCAGATCAAGAGGTTATCGATCCTCTTTTAGTTCTAAATGGAAATGTTCAATTGAAAAATTTGAAAGAAAATTCGCGATTACTAAACATATCTATGAGCGATTTCAATTTTGTAAATAGTGGGGTTTCTCAAGATAAAGTAAAACAATGTATAATGGAAAAATTGAAAAAATTTTCCTTTAAAAAAACATTCACTACCCCATTTAAAGCGCAAATTGTATTTGAAAGTTATTAACTAAAGCATGAATTATAAAATTTTAAATATTCGCATAGTAAAATCACAGGCAAAAAATCCATTGAATTATCCTATTGTTTTGCTTAGAGGTCTAGGTCGTTCAATGAGTTTTTGGTTAAATTTTGAAAATGAACTATTAAAATACTTTGATATTGTTTTTGTTGATTTATTAGGTACTGGTGGTAGTAAAGATTTTTTTGGTAGAAAAAGTATTGAAAAATTTGCACAAGATGTTCTTTTCACATTAAATTACTATAATATTAAAAATTTTCATTTAGCAGGAATGAGTTTAGGTGGAATGGTTGTTTTAGAAATATCTCATATTTTAGGAAATAATAATTGGAATCAAATATCTTGTAAATCAATAATTGTTTTAAGTTCTTCTGCTATGGGATCGGGAGTTAAAAGAATATATATTTTTCCGCTAATTAGTATTTTATTTTCACTAATTCTTTCTTTTTTTTCAGGAAAGTTATCTCATAAGTATTTTGCAAAATATCTAATTGCTAATAGAAATATTCCTTTAGAATTTTGGATTAATAAATGGGACAATATTTGGGAAAATGAATATTTTTCTAGAATGGCTTTACTACGGCAATTAATTTCTGCTAGTTTTTATAGAATAAAGTTAAACAGCAAGCAATTAAAATACAATTATCTTTTTCTTGTTTCTAAAGACGATGCTTTAGTGCCATGGCAAAATACTGTTTATTTATGGCAAAAAACATCTTTGGCTTCTTTAGTTGTGTTAGATGGTTTAGGCCATGATTTAACTACTGATTCGCCTGAAAAAATTGCAACTATATTTTATGAATTTTCATTGAAATTTGATGTTTAGGTAGATTGAAAATATTTAATTCTGCATTTATAAAATAATTAATTAGAATAAGTATTTAAAATATGTATAATTTCTTTATAAATTAATCTCTTTGATAAGTATTATTTAATGATTATAAACTTTATTATTAAAGCATATTTTATAAAAAATTATTACATATTCTTATGATAATTGAATTTATTAAACAATTTTTTCACATTAAGAAATGAAATAAAACGTTATGTTAACTCATAAATAATAAAAGAAGGAAAAGCTTCTATTTCAGAATATATCGATTTATTTATCAATAAAATTATTACACATTATGACCTTAATTATTTGGCTCATTAGAGAAAAAATCATTAAATTAAAAAACAAATTTTAGAAATTCAAACATGAGATTGTAATTTCTATTAGGGATTTAAATAAGTAATCATTAAAAAATAACTTTCACCATCAAAGCAGACGAAAGTTTGACATTTTGAAATTATTAATCCTGGTATGATAAATATATAGAATAATTTTGGAGTATATTTTATGAGCGATGAAAATGAATTTTGCAGTTTGATAAAAGAAATATTTAAAGATATGATTAATTTGAGGGAAAATGGTATTAATATCTTTTATAATCAATTTGAAAATAAGTTCATTAAAAATCACTTTAATAATCCAAATTATATAAAATATAATCCAAATTATATTAATAGAACTGAAAACTATATTAATAATACTGAAAATTATATCGTATATGATAATGCAAGTAAGTATATAAAATTTAAATTTTCAGAGAAAAATAAAGATGTTATTAAATCTAAATTACAATATTTTGTAAATTTTATGTCAGATTATGTGATAAGTCAATTTTATACCATTAAATATGAAAATAGGTACTCTAATTTTTGCATTGGCAAGCATATGGAAAATATACAAAAAAAAATTATTGATAGTGATGATCCCAAAAATGTAAACTTTAAACATTACTTATTTAAAATGGCCGATGAAGGATTTTTGAGTAATGTTTATATTCATATTTTTAAAAATATTGTTCATCCATATATTGAAGAAAGTGGTTTAAACAAATTTATTGTAACAGGATCGAAAGGAAATTCATCACTAAAAGATTTCAAGGCAAGACCAACTAATGCTCCTGTAGGTGTTAATAAAGTTTTTTTTATTGAAAAAATTAGTAGGAAAGGGGAGTTTAAAGAACGTGTTTTTAAACCTTTAGAAAAAGAACAAGAGTCATTAATTGAATGTGTTACTGGAGAAATATACAGGTATTTGATAGGAAATTCACAACCGAGAACAAAAACGGGACCAAGTCAAGGCGTCATACAATATTTAGTTAAATATGAACCCATTAGAAAATTTTTGGATAATGGTATCCCTTCTATAGAAATTATAAACAAATTTAGGAAAGATTTACAGGGTTTTATGTACATTTTGATTTCATCAATGTTTTTGGAAGAAAATGATCTTCATGAAGGCAATTTTGGTTTTGGACCGGATGAAAAATTAATTAAAATTGATCATGGACAATCATTAAATACATTGAGAATTAATGAAGGTATTATTTCGAAAACATTATCATTTGCACCAATAAAGTATTATGATAAAGAAACATATAGTGAAAAAGAATATTCACAAGGTTATAAAGAATATAGATCAAAAATCTATGGCAAAAATGTAAGTTATTGTATTGATGAAAATTATTTAGAAAATTTTATGGATATTTTTCTAAAAGGTTCATATAATAAAGATGTAATCAAAAATTCTCCATTTAGACCAAGTGCGTTTCCTTTATATGATAAGAGAATGTTAATTTTTTTTAAATCTGAAGATTTATCTATTCTTAAGGAATATCAATGGTCGATAATATATAAAATAATAAATACAGAGACTTATTTTTATAAAAAAATTATATACAACTCTTCAGAAAGAAATAATGAAAATCTAAAGAACAAAATTTTTTTAAAATTTAATGAAAGAGTTAATTTATTCAAAAAAATTTCTTCAATTACTCATGGATATAAAAATTTTATACTAGATAAAGAAAAAGTAAATAAATGCAATAACGAAATAAAAAATTCATTAGAGAGAATGTATAACACAAGATATATAAAAGATGCGGATGCTAGAATTATAAAATATATGTAAATAAGATCTGTTGCAAAAAAAAATTAAGATATTAATTTTTTTTTCTTATATTT contains:
- a CDS encoding sulfatase-like hydrolase/transferase, whose translation is MLTVKIWRTFWLRYFLESLMFYIPFFIVALIFSSGFVYLGEDTSSIFLMIFKSQPELVFISLGKIFLISFLLCIGLQFVTSSFSKTFKIIIGFIFFLSVIIRLGALYPGVTENWLVTQNFDFVRSFFQFISSLKDDARRRILVEWLPFYVVCVSFFFNLVIHMKYLIVQSRKVKKARSSIHINELDIESKIFSIQGMSFILFFIFGSIFLYNLTSSFSINLPKNETKQVRPNVFIFAIDSLRFDRLNEPEFASVMPFLKSKINEAALFKPMLVGIPRTFPSWVEIATGTYSSKTGVRSMFPPRNVKINKKETIFEVAKNSGYSTIFVSDFAGDIFPRYPFGSLETNAPTSNLESLVENGIISAFSPIQATLSLPNLHRLLPALLETPEIADPRLIGNAMAKSLSIFSSTSRPIFLTTFFSTAHFPYAAPGPWYSKFQEKDSSGKLLFRKTPDQSINKETNNLNIINEQQKKQIISLYDGSLNAIDHTLKTIFMQLEEKGWLRHSIVLIFGDHGENLYDGNLGMGHGDGVAGEHSNVTPLMIFLNGYAQTSLSELPIKNIVRTIDIAPTIAKRINVNLNNNYIDGEPLLDLNEKISDFPSNAAYMETGIWFTSGLNSPERFPRINYPNVTALLDIDAGMNFEFFLRPAYSQAVPGVKERAWVNDKYRLITRTHSKGIILSLHLRTDKNAENNLLISSNNNKYYKNIAENMLKELNSYLYSRGVEIIQNGDNSFFYAENIVQ
- a CDS encoding type IV toxin-antitoxin system AbiEi family antitoxin domain-containing protein; translated protein: MKLPKIYEHFRQGQIFTIEEAREKLKTTGNTLRKRLSELAARGYIFSIRQGLYRVSKIGERPSIEKSSPFAVAGKITPYSYVGFHSALQLHAKEIPKENDTVFIVSPTKFNSFRFEGIHYFWCQSPEPHGLETFLLRECDVEYAVLVTNFEKSLVDCLKRPAHCPPFSELLRLCRKIDELPDFEKILKYATDCNVQALFNRLGFLFEKNFSHWSIQEPFFNYIKDRMSRKQTEWPILYDSTDTLGHKQKNVIASDSAFHESKNKWKVQFTQQN
- a CDS encoding alkaline phosphatase family protein, which codes for MIVKFFSNISKIFIISNIVISCQTIQKNNEKTSNKENQRNNVILFVWDGLRPDVLSDPKAHNLIKNLRYIANNGVEFKDNHSAYPTFTMNNAQAFATGSYAGKSGFFGNYIYEPWRAQKIYGDASNANGTNITSTFLSPIFTEDYKILQALDQPYTGFEKLNEPLVQVSTLLESAHSSGLVTAVVGKSGPAFFQDYKAKGYILDEKHVWPLSLAQELQNNNFKLPKLTSIAYPGKEFKLAANNGDPTASEPLILLENSEDVTDPSQAKTSPFNKKNEYMADIFLNYILPNKLPNLSVVWLRNPDSTQHEYGPGSEPYYDALKSNDIVLGKIFSKLKELNLLDKTNIIIVSDHAHSNILATKREDSEGYPQLVYPLHEIKNGKILSKTNSQKKFDLEKNKKLLLTTGYSTSGIVRTADLITKANLKTSQGNKIAAFDGAGCSFNSPMAGVLNEDGSINTSSEGYNNADGSCVDKNNKNSAYTSPAYFVPRNLSNSDGIEKVVIAANGGTDYVYIPNHNQQVVEALANFFQRRQEYSAIFIDDKRYTGIDKELAGTLPLSFIKLENQYGKNPDMVISLTHNPNVVVNGLPGTEFDSTDGYGQRGDHGSFGRTDVNNILLAIGPNFNSHMKNYLPTGNVDVAPTIAKILNLKLPNTDGRVMHEVLKQSNISANDYKVSHLQITSNPKCNLEIYEPTTHPINFNSDAKNKFIDPEINSFHTELNTKILETSNKEKYIYFDSAEGKRSKECPKVTFKELN
- a CDS encoding amidohydrolase family protein; the protein is MNCNDIVFSKKVLLKEGALYKIFPASIEISGNQIINVTKLSLESYQASIQKETELKNRNTHDFGDRIVTPAFINCHTHVAMNFFRTFFQQNSKSNNIIEEFFYKAESALTPDDVRAFARIGAYENILNGNGLIWDHYYYGNEIANACSDVGISAVIAPTIQDLSGPGMKFHQEMINETIEIFSNSTFEKAGIYSAFGPHATDTVSKDMWLKILNLSEEYKIPIHTHVSQSLEEVSRIYKKYKKTPIQYLDSLGITKNTASNLFVHCIYLNNSDLKILQAKNNSLVFCPFSQLIFQSPANIIEWDKHKIKWFIATDCVASNDSMNLQKELKLVAGFPKFQPTFSLNSKLISKFSDKTKKQFLKDTLKINKTYHKFSDPSFLLHKVFEGPGTFHNFFKTGIIQTGALANLIVWDVDHPALWPCDNFPKILAMGDTTGAIYNMMIGGKWISKNGNFIHGLLNSDKYQSHLNEAKLRLKHLLKKL
- a CDS encoding alpha/beta fold hydrolase; translated protein: MNYKILNIRIVKSQAKNPLNYPIVLLRGLGRSMSFWLNFENELLKYFDIVFVDLLGTGGSKDFFGRKSIEKFAQDVLFTLNYYNIKNFHLAGMSLGGMVVLEISHILGNNNWNQISCKSIIVLSSSAMGSGVKRIYIFPLISILFSLILSFFSGKLSHKYFAKYLIANRNIPLEFWINKWDNIWENEYFSRMALLRQLISASFYRIKLNSKQLKYNYLFLVSKDDALVPWQNTVYLWQKTSLASLVVLDGLGHDLTTDSPEKIATIFYEFSLKFDV